A genomic region of Azospirillaceae bacterium contains the following coding sequences:
- a CDS encoding helix-turn-helix domain-containing protein gives MRRARSPAGWGSDGHDRRRLRRVLAETSDLRLFRRAQAVLLVARGGSCRAAAELAGATERAVGLWVGRYLRRRRAEDLADAPRSGRPPAAAGLTDELLAREFEKDPQSLGYRATAWTVPLLAGHLGRRCGCPVTRRTLRRRMRAAGLAWKRPRHVFGDKARHLPQKKGRLSAA, from the coding sequence ATGCGACGAGCGAGGAGCCCGGCGGGGTGGGGCTCGGACGGCCACGACCGGCGCCGCCTGCGGCGGGTCTTGGCGGAGACTTCGGACCTGCGGCTGTTTCGGCGGGCCCAGGCCGTACTGCTGGTCGCCCGCGGCGGCAGTTGTCGCGCGGCCGCCGAACTGGCGGGCGCGACCGAGCGGGCCGTCGGGCTGTGGGTCGGCCGGTATCTCCGACGGCGTCGGGCCGAGGACCTGGCCGACGCCCCGCGGAGCGGCCGACCGCCCGCGGCCGCGGGGTTGACGGACGAGCTGCTGGCGCGGGAGTTCGAGAAGGACCCGCAGTCGCTGGGGTACCGGGCGACGGCGTGGACGGTGCCGCTGCTGGCCGGGCACCTGGGCCGGCGGTGCGGCTGCCCGGTGACGCGGCGGACGCTGCGCCGGCGGATGCGGGCGGCGGGGCTGGCGTGGAAGCGGCCGCGGCACGTGTTCGGGGACAAGGCCCGGCATCTGCCCCAGAAAAAGGGGCGATTGTCCGCCGCCTGA